One window of the Acidobacteriota bacterium genome contains the following:
- a CDS encoding hydrogenase small subunit has product MMPAETFYEAVRRSGVSRRDFLRFCATTAAFLGLEGTVLPQIVNALETQKRPPIYWLNFAACSCCSESLIKSSHPLASEALLGVISMDYMETIQAAAGYQAEEIARNGMKENFGNYILAVEGSVPTADGGIYCTVGGRTAIESLTEAAKGAKAILCVGSCSSFGCVTVAKPNPTGCQPIHKLITDKPVINIPGCPPIPEVIMGTIVHLVTFGSLPVLDRLQRPRVFYGQRIHDKCYRRAFFDAGMFVENFDDEGARKGWCLYKVGCRGPVTYNACSVTKWNEGTSFPIQSGHPCLGCSEPDYWDRNPLYQHVADVPLPGFATADTIGGIFAGGVAAATVAHMVASTVKKATHKDAPQETTASGKEE; this is encoded by the coding sequence ATCATGCCAGCCGAAACCTTTTACGAGGCGGTGCGGCGCAGCGGCGTTTCCAGGCGGGACTTCTTGCGTTTTTGCGCGACCACCGCTGCGTTCCTGGGATTGGAGGGAACCGTACTGCCACAAATCGTCAACGCACTCGAAACTCAAAAACGTCCGCCCATTTATTGGCTCAATTTCGCCGCCTGTTCCTGCTGCTCGGAATCACTGATCAAATCATCGCATCCGCTGGCTTCCGAAGCGCTGCTCGGCGTAATTTCGATGGATTACATGGAAACCATCCAGGCGGCAGCGGGTTACCAAGCCGAAGAAATCGCTCGCAATGGAATGAAGGAAAACTTCGGCAATTACATCCTCGCGGTCGAAGGTTCCGTACCCACGGCTGATGGCGGCATTTATTGCACCGTTGGCGGACGCACGGCGATAGAATCCCTGACCGAAGCCGCCAAAGGCGCGAAAGCCATTCTGTGCGTCGGGTCGTGCTCTTCGTTTGGTTGCGTCACCGTCGCCAAACCCAATCCCACCGGATGCCAGCCCATTCACAAACTCATCACCGACAAACCCGTCATCAACATTCCTGGCTGCCCACCGATTCCCGAAGTGATTATGGGCACGATTGTGCATCTGGTGACGTTTGGCAGTTTACCGGTGCTGGATCGGTTGCAACGTCCGCGCGTGTTTTACGGCCAGCGCATTCACGACAAATGTTATCGCCGAGCGTTTTTTGACGCTGGAATGTTCGTCGAAAACTTCGATGACGAAGGCGCACGCAAAGGCTGGTGTTTGTACAAAGTCGGCTGCCGCGGGCCTGTGACGTACAACGCTTGTTCGGTGACGAAGTGGAACGAAGGAACCAGCTTTCCGATTCAATCCGGCCATCCATGTCTGGGCTGTTCGGAGCCGGATTACTGGGATCGCAATCCGCTCTATCAGCATGTCGCTGACGTGCCGTTGCCGGGGTTTGCGACAGCGGACACCATTGGCGGAATTTTCGCGGGCGGCGTAGCGGCAGCGACTGTTGCACACATGGTTGCTTCCACCGTCAAGAAAGCCACGCATAAAGACGCACCGCAGGAAACCACCGCGTCAGGAAAGGAGGAATAA
- a CDS encoding nickel-dependent hydrogenase large subunit has protein sequence MSQRIVVDPITRIEGHLRIQAVVGDDKVVSDASSTSALFRGIEIILKGRDPREAWALAERICGVCTLVHAVTSVRAVEDALGIVIPKNANLIRNQMMATLQVHDHVVHFYHLHALDWVDVVSALKADPKATSDLAQKISKWPKSSTGYFTDTQNKLKKFVESGQLGIFANGYWGHPAYKLPPEANLMAVAHYLEMLAWQKEIVKIHAIFGGKNPHPNLIVGGVPCAINPNHPDAINIDKLSLVKSKIDEAIEVVEQVYLPDLMAIASFYKDWAKWGAGLSNKGIMDYGDFPTVPGDKKSDRWKGGAILNGNLKEVFEIDPRDPEQVQEFVAHSWYEYSGGDKKGYHPWDGETMPKYSGPKPPWEFLEMSDKYSWMKAPRWRGHAMEGGPLSRILLAYAQGDEEVKSYVDEALKTLDVPLEAVYSTLGRTLARALETKRAVYLMKKLHEDLVANIKAGDYQTANTEKWEPETWPKTELKGVGTYAAPRGALAHWVKIKDRKISNYQAVVATTWNGSPKDPTGQHGPFEASLIGTPIHDPQKPLEILRTIHSFDPCLACSTHVLDAQGNEIVQVEVQ, from the coding sequence ATGTCACAGCGAATTGTCGTTGATCCCATCACACGCATCGAAGGGCATTTGCGCATTCAAGCTGTTGTCGGCGATGACAAGGTCGTCAGCGACGCTTCAAGCACCAGCGCATTGTTCCGCGGCATTGAAATTATTTTGAAAGGCCGTGATCCGCGCGAAGCCTGGGCGTTGGCCGAACGTATCTGCGGAGTTTGCACACTGGTTCACGCCGTAACTTCCGTCCGGGCTGTTGAAGACGCACTCGGTATTGTCATCCCCAAAAACGCCAACCTGATTCGTAATCAGATGATGGCCACGCTGCAAGTCCACGATCACGTCGTGCATTTTTATCATCTGCACGCGCTGGATTGGGTGGACGTTGTTTCGGCACTGAAAGCCGATCCCAAAGCCACATCAGACCTGGCGCAGAAAATTTCCAAATGGCCGAAATCTTCAACAGGTTATTTCACCGACACGCAAAACAAACTGAAAAAGTTTGTCGAATCCGGCCAGTTGGGCATTTTCGCCAACGGATATTGGGGACATCCGGCGTACAAACTGCCGCCCGAAGCCAACCTGATGGCTGTCGCCCATTACCTGGAAATGCTGGCGTGGCAGAAAGAGATCGTCAAAATTCACGCGATCTTTGGCGGCAAAAACCCACATCCGAACCTGATCGTGGGCGGCGTACCGTGCGCCATCAACCCCAATCATCCCGACGCCATCAACATAGACAAACTCAGTCTGGTGAAATCCAAGATTGACGAAGCCATCGAAGTCGTCGAACAAGTTTACTTGCCCGACCTGATGGCCATCGCATCGTTTTACAAAGACTGGGCGAAATGGGGCGCTGGCCTGAGCAACAAAGGGATTATGGATTACGGTGATTTCCCCACCGTGCCCGGCGACAAGAAATCCGACCGCTGGAAAGGCGGCGCGATCCTGAACGGCAACCTGAAAGAAGTCTTTGAAATTGATCCGCGCGATCCCGAACAGGTGCAGGAATTCGTCGCGCATTCCTGGTACGAATATTCCGGCGGCGACAAAAAGGGGTATCACCCATGGGATGGCGAAACGATGCCGAAATACAGCGGCCCCAAACCTCCGTGGGAGTTTTTGGAAATGTCCGACAAGTATTCGTGGATGAAAGCTCCGCGTTGGCGCGGCCACGCCATGGAAGGCGGCCCGCTGTCGCGCATTTTGCTGGCCTACGCGCAAGGCGACGAAGAAGTGAAATCCTATGTGGATGAAGCGTTGAAGACGCTGGACGTTCCGCTGGAAGCCGTTTATTCCACGCTGGGCCGCACGCTGGCGCGCGCGCTGGAAACCAAACGCGCGGTGTATTTGATGAAAAAGCTCCACGAAGATTTGGTCGCCAACATCAAAGCCGGCGATTACCAAACGGCCAATACTGAAAAATGGGAACCGGAAACCTGGCCCAAAACCGAGCTGAAAGGCGTGGGAACTTATGCCGCTCCGCGCGGCGCATTGGCGCACTGGGTAAAAATCAAAGACCGCAAGATTTCCAACTATCAAGCGGTTGTTGCCACAACCTGGAACGGCTCTCCCAAAGATCCCACCGGACAGCACGGCCCGTTTGAAGCGTCGTTGATCGGCACGCCGATTCACGATCCTCAAAAACCGCTGGAAATTTTGCGGACGATTCATTCGTTCGATCCCTGTCTGGCGTGCTCCACGCACGTGCTCGACGCGCAAGGCAACGAGATCGTGCAGGTCGAAGTGCAATAG
- the cybH gene encoding Ni/Fe-hydrogenase, b-type cytochrome subunit, producing the protein MATHFAPAPVKAITTDRAEHTVRYYIWDRAVRAGHWINVVCLIALVYTGFYIGGPFFRPTVDEPFFASTMATMKNIHSLAGTVFAVNGLFRLYWFFAGKTYRQWFRCHIWQAGFWREVGWKLKEYLSLRYIGKYAPTLDHNALASLTYTLLFLACAFISVTGFSMKGAINPDGWLNVFFGWVIPFLGGESSVRMLHRLAMWLILGFAVHHIGFVIYYEVLTERGLISSIITGYKSRPASWEEDHSHWSK; encoded by the coding sequence ATGGCAACTCATTTTGCTCCTGCGCCCGTTAAGGCCATCACGACCGACCGCGCGGAACACACCGTGCGGTATTACATCTGGGATCGCGCCGTGCGCGCCGGCCATTGGATCAATGTCGTTTGCCTGATTGCGCTGGTCTACACAGGATTTTACATCGGCGGGCCGTTTTTCCGCCCCACGGTGGATGAACCGTTTTTCGCCAGCACAATGGCTACGATGAAAAACATACATTCTCTGGCGGGCACAGTGTTCGCTGTCAATGGATTGTTCCGGTTGTACTGGTTCTTTGCCGGAAAAACTTATCGGCAATGGTTTCGATGCCACATCTGGCAAGCGGGATTCTGGCGCGAAGTCGGCTGGAAACTGAAAGAATATTTGTCATTGCGATACATCGGCAAATACGCGCCAACGCTGGATCACAACGCGCTGGCATCTCTGACATACACGCTGTTGTTTTTGGCCTGCGCGTTTATCAGCGTGACGGGCTTTTCAATGAAAGGCGCGATCAATCCTGACGGATGGTTGAACGTCTTTTTCGGCTGGGTGATTCCCTTCCTGGGCGGAGAATCCAGCGTGCGCATGCTGCATCGGTTGGCGATGTGGTTAATTCTGGGCTTTGCCGTGCATCACATCGGCTTCGTCATTTATTACGAAGTGCTGACGGAACGCGGCCTGATTTCTTCCATCATTACCGGGTACAAATCGCGTCCGGCGAGTTGGGAAGAAGATCACAGTCATTGGAGTAAATAG
- a CDS encoding hydrogenase maturation protease — MNAVVIGIGNPLLGDDGFGVEVARQLKAARDLELSADSIWNEIEIVDGGSQGLYLLPYLQGRSHIIVADAIAFGGKPGQTIKLNAAEVPARLQIKMSEHQVGFNEVLALLQLMGETPADFIFFGVQPKCNEWAEPMTPEVAAAVAPVVEQIKAHVKTWRQPHGTDECFAAAL, encoded by the coding sequence ATGAATGCCGTGGTCATTGGCATCGGGAATCCGTTGTTGGGCGATGACGGATTCGGTGTGGAGGTCGCGCGCCAGTTAAAAGCTGCGCGCGACCTTGAATTGTCCGCCGATTCCATCTGGAACGAAATCGAAATTGTGGACGGCGGTTCGCAAGGTTTGTATTTACTGCCATACCTGCAAGGTCGTTCGCACATCATCGTCGCCGATGCGATTGCCTTTGGCGGGAAGCCGGGACAAACCATCAAACTCAATGCCGCCGAAGTGCCTGCGCGATTGCAGATCAAAATGTCCGAACATCAGGTCGGATTCAACGAAGTGCTGGCGCTGTTGCAATTGATGGGCGAAACGCCCGCTGACTTTATTTTTTTCGGCGTCCAGCCGAAATGCAATGAATGGGCGGAACCGATGACGCCGGAAGTCGCGGCGGCAGTCGCGCCTGTCGTTGAACAAATCAAAGCTCACGTGAAAACCTGGAGGCAACCGCATGGAACTGATGAATGCTTTGCCGCTGCTTTATGA
- a CDS encoding hydrogenase expression/formation protein, which produces MELMNALPLLYEIQRALERLRVGGETRTINILNFPLSEDDSAFLDETLGRGNLTVNYEGTEHTFWQECKVSGVWWGEYRNSTGKVTLRSIEIAYFPLLAKAQPEDIDDGIRHLADSIAAKSAQPKRTLPVLAVNGA; this is translated from the coding sequence ATGGAACTGATGAATGCTTTGCCGCTGCTTTATGAAATTCAGCGCGCGCTGGAACGATTGCGCGTTGGCGGGGAAACGCGAACCATCAACATTCTGAATTTCCCCTTGTCCGAAGATGATTCCGCATTTCTCGACGAAACGTTGGGGCGCGGCAATCTGACCGTCAATTACGAGGGCACGGAACATACGTTCTGGCAGGAATGCAAAGTATCTGGCGTATGGTGGGGCGAATATCGCAACAGCACGGGCAAAGTGACCTTGCGATCCATCGAAATCGCGTACTTCCCGTTGCTGGCCAAAGCGCAACCCGAAGACATAGACGATGGCATTCGCCATCTGGCCGATTCCATCGCCGCAAAATCCGCGCAACCCAAACGCACGCTGCCCGTGTTAGCCGTCAATGGAGCTTGA
- a CDS encoding hydrogenase maturation nickel metallochaperone HypA, with protein MHEAAIAQGVLDLAIRTAMQNGGGRIQRIKLRLGEFRGVVREALDFSFEAIKRGTLADQAELEVETVKLRVSCSGCGECECSPRDYNFLCPTCGDPLQIIAGREMQLEYVDLE; from the coding sequence ATGCACGAAGCCGCGATTGCACAAGGAGTGTTGGATTTGGCCATTCGCACGGCGATGCAAAATGGCGGTGGCCGCATCCAGCGCATCAAACTTCGCTTGGGCGAATTTCGCGGCGTCGTCCGCGAGGCATTGGATTTTTCCTTCGAAGCAATCAAACGCGGCACGCTGGCCGATCAGGCGGAACTGGAAGTGGAAACCGTCAAATTGCGCGTGTCCTGCTCCGGATGCGGTGAATGTGAATGTTCGCCGCGCGATTACAACTTTCTGTGCCCCACGTGCGGCGATCCATTGCAGATCATCGCCGGACGCGAGATGCAGTTGGAATATGTAGATTTGGAATAA
- the hypB gene encoding hydrogenase nickel incorporation protein HypB gives MCQVKVETNILEFNDDLAAHNRQHFRDQGLFVVNFMSAPGAGKTSVLEQTIRRMKNDYRIGVIEGDLMTTIDADRIAALGVPAHQITTGTICHLDARMVHNALHSFPVEGLDVLFIENVGNLVCPVEFDLGEDMRVMVYSTVEGAEKPKKYPMMFHESTAVLLNKVDLIPYAGVSLDELQRNVREVSPTTTIFPLSCRTGEGIDEWIAWLKTQIATRQRAEHHFPRAPLHTHTHAHAHTHVH, from the coding sequence ATGTGTCAGGTGAAAGTCGAAACCAACATCCTGGAATTTAATGACGATCTGGCGGCGCACAATCGCCAGCATTTCCGCGATCAGGGATTGTTTGTTGTCAATTTCATGTCTGCGCCCGGCGCAGGCAAAACCTCCGTGTTGGAACAAACCATCCGCCGGATGAAAAATGACTATCGCATCGGCGTCATCGAAGGCGATTTGATGACCACAATTGACGCTGACCGCATTGCGGCGCTGGGCGTGCCCGCGCACCAAATCACCACCGGCACGATTTGTCATCTGGACGCGCGTATGGTTCACAACGCCTTGCATAGTTTTCCGGTCGAAGGATTGGATGTGCTGTTCATCGAAAACGTGGGCAATCTGGTGTGCCCCGTGGAATTTGACTTGGGCGAAGATATGCGCGTGATGGTGTATAGCACCGTCGAAGGCGCTGAAAAGCCCAAGAAGTATCCGATGATGTTTCACGAATCCACGGCAGTGTTGTTGAACAAAGTGGATTTGATTCCCTATGCAGGAGTCAGTCTGGACGAACTGCAACGCAACGTGCGCGAAGTTAGCCCTACAACAACGATCTTTCCGCTGTCCTGTCGCACCGGCGAAGGCATTGACGAATGGATCGCCTGGTTGAAAACCCAAATTGCGACGCGGCAACGGGCGGAACACCATTTCCCGCGCGCTCCATTGCATACGCATACACACGCGCATGCCCACACTCATGTTCACTGA
- the hypF gene encoding carbamoyltransferase HypF, with product MPKPTLQPSATPKLRLRLAIRGAVQGVGFRPFVYRLATELNLTGWVNNSPRGVTIELEATPDKLDQFRARLESEIPPRAFIQSLEASYLDPCGFTRFEIRESESGGEKSALVLPDIATCPDCLREVFDPANRRYRYPFTNCTNCGPRFSIIESLPYDRANTTMRAFVMCEECAAEYHHPLNRRFHAQPNACSACGPQLELWNDSGAVLASKDDALRAAAEAIRVGKIVAVKGLGGFHLMTDARNDAAIKRLRQRKHREEKPFAVMYPTLATAKADCEVSEIEQRLLLSPESPIVLLTRKTPDPQSAIRNPQSVAPGNPYLGAMLPYTPLHQLLMDELSFPVIATSGNLSDEPICTDEHEALARLRGIADLFLVHNRPIARHVDDSIVRVMAGREMVLRRARGYAPLPIHMADSMRSTLATGAHLKNAIALAVGRDVFTGQHIGDLETAQAYDAFQHVITSFERLYETRPEIIVCDAHPAYLSTQFAQSSGVPTQSVQHHLAHVMACVAENEIEFPVLGVAWDGTGFGLDETIWGGEFLHIRDGEAVRAAHLRTFALPGGEAAVKQPKRIALGLLYEMAGDDVFAQNDLAPLQAFTTAERDVLRTMLQRNLNTPRTSSVGRLFDAIASLINLRQETRFEGQAAMEMEFTLNGIATNERYLFDLSESKVQNPKSKIILDWEPLIRALLSDMQAGAPPGLISAKFHNTLAAMIVGVAKELNAERVALSGGCFQNKYLLERAIAQLRQAGFRPYWHQRIPTNDGGIAVGQIAAAKWQIELVR from the coding sequence ATGCCCAAGCCTACGTTACAACCCAGCGCAACTCCCAAACTTCGCCTGCGCCTGGCGATTCGTGGCGCAGTGCAAGGCGTAGGCTTTCGTCCGTTTGTATATCGGCTGGCCACGGAACTGAACCTGACCGGGTGGGTCAACAATTCGCCGCGCGGCGTGACCATCGAACTCGAAGCTACGCCGGACAAACTGGACCAATTCCGGGCGCGCTTGGAATCCGAAATACCGCCGCGCGCATTCATTCAAAGCCTGGAAGCCAGCTATCTTGATCCGTGTGGATTCACACGCTTTGAAATCCGCGAAAGTGAATCCGGCGGAGAAAAGTCTGCGCTGGTCTTGCCCGATATCGCCACTTGCCCGGATTGCCTGCGCGAAGTGTTCGATCCCGCCAATCGTCGCTACCGCTATCCATTCACCAACTGCACCAACTGTGGCCCGCGCTTCAGCATTATCGAATCGCTGCCCTATGACCGCGCTAACACGACGATGCGCGCATTCGTGATGTGCGAGGAATGCGCGGCGGAATATCACCATCCGCTCAATCGCCGCTTTCATGCGCAACCGAATGCCTGCTCTGCGTGCGGCCCGCAACTGGAATTGTGGAACGACTCCGGCGCAGTGCTGGCCAGCAAAGATGACGCGTTGCGCGCCGCCGCCGAAGCCATACGCGTTGGAAAAATCGTCGCCGTCAAAGGCTTGGGCGGATTTCACCTGATGACCGATGCGCGCAACGACGCAGCCATTAAGCGTCTGCGCCAACGGAAACATCGCGAAGAAAAACCCTTCGCGGTGATGTACCCGACGCTGGCGACGGCCAAAGCGGACTGTGAAGTTTCTGAAATCGAACAGCGATTACTGCTATCGCCCGAATCGCCGATTGTTTTACTAACAAGGAAAACTCCGGATCCGCAATCCGCAATCCGCAATCCGCAATCAGTAGCTCCTGGCAATCCCTACCTCGGCGCGATGTTGCCTTACACGCCGTTGCATCAATTGCTCATGGATGAATTGAGCTTTCCGGTTATTGCGACCAGCGGAAATCTTTCGGATGAACCGATTTGCACCGACGAACACGAAGCGCTGGCGCGGTTGCGCGGCATCGCCGATCTGTTTTTGGTGCATAACCGCCCGATTGCGCGGCACGTGGATGATTCGATCGTGCGCGTGATGGCCGGACGCGAAATGGTATTGCGCCGCGCGCGTGGCTATGCGCCGCTGCCCATTCACATGGCCGATTCAATGCGTTCGACGCTGGCCACCGGAGCACACCTGAAAAACGCAATTGCGCTCGCCGTTGGGCGAGACGTGTTCACAGGCCAGCACATTGGCGACCTGGAAACCGCGCAAGCCTACGACGCCTTTCAACACGTCATTACCAGTTTCGAGCGCCTGTATGAAACGCGGCCCGAAATCATCGTTTGCGATGCGCATCCGGCGTATCTTTCGACGCAGTTCGCACAATCCAGCGGAGTGCCGACGCAATCGGTGCAACACCACCTGGCACACGTGATGGCCTGCGTCGCCGAAAATGAAATCGAATTTCCCGTGCTCGGCGTGGCGTGGGACGGCACGGGCTTTGGCTTGGACGAAACCATCTGGGGCGGAGAGTTTCTGCACATTCGTGATGGCGAAGCGGTTCGCGCAGCGCACTTGCGCACCTTTGCCTTGCCGGGCGGCGAAGCAGCGGTCAAACAACCCAAACGCATCGCCCTTGGGTTGCTGTATGAAATGGCTGGGGACGATGTGTTCGCGCAAAACGACCTTGCGCCGTTGCAAGCGTTCACAACAGCAGAACGTGATGTGTTGCGCACAATGTTGCAGCGCAATCTCAATACACCGCGCACATCCAGCGTCGGGCGATTGTTTGACGCAATCGCTTCATTGATCAATCTGCGACAGGAAACGCGATTCGAAGGTCAGGCCGCAATGGAGATGGAATTCACCTTGAATGGAATCGCAACCAATGAGCGTTATCTATTCGATCTAAGTGAATCCAAAGTCCAAAATCCAAAATCCAAAATCATTCTCGACTGGGAACCGCTCATTCGCGCACTGCTCAGCGATATGCAGGCGGGCGCGCCCCCTGGCCTGATTTCGGCGAAATTTCATAACACCCTGGCGGCAATGATCGTCGGCGTCGCCAAAGAGTTAAACGCGGAGCGTGTCGCATTAAGCGGCGGCTGTTTTCAAAACAAATACTTGCTCGAACGCGCGATTGCTCAATTGCGGCAAGCGGGTTTCCGTCCCTATTGGCATCAGCGCATTCCCACCAATGACGGCGGCATCGCCGTGGGACAAATCGCGGCGGCAAAATGGCAAATTGAACTCGTGAGGTAA
- a CDS encoding HypC/HybG/HupF family hydrogenase formation chaperone: protein MCLAVPGKILTIEGDDVLRSGKVNFGGIVKQVNLSYVPEARVGDYVVVHVGFALSKVDEEQARQVFDYLHSMGELAELTEAEAV from the coding sequence ATGTGTCTGGCTGTTCCCGGAAAGATTCTGACCATCGAAGGCGACGACGTATTGCGCAGCGGCAAAGTCAATTTCGGAGGCATCGTCAAACAGGTCAATCTGAGTTACGTGCCCGAAGCCAGGGTGGGCGATTACGTTGTCGTCCACGTCGGTTTTGCCCTGAGCAAAGTGGATGAAGAGCAGGCGCGGCAAGTGTTCGATTACCTGCATTCGATGGGCGAGCTTGCTGAACTGACCGAAGCGGAGGCCGTATGA
- the hypD gene encoding hydrogenase formation protein HypD — protein MKFVDEYRDAEGARALAKAIAEVTTRPWTLMEICGGQTHAIVKFGIDELLPQQITLVHGPGCPVCVTPIELIDKAIAIASRPDVIFCSFGDMLRVPGSNKDLFMVKAESGDVRVVYSPLDCLKIAREHPSKQVVFFAVGFETTAPANAMAVYQAAQQHITNFSLLVSHVLVPPAMEAILSSPLNRVQGFLAAGHVCTVMGYTEYEPIAAKYHVPIVVTGFEPLDILQGVLMCVKQLEEGRAEVENQYARSVRREGNRPAQELVSKVFTIVPRKWRGVGEIPQSGLGLSDAYREFDAERRFELHDYTAEEPAECISGLIMQGVSKPHECPAFGTRCTPEMPLGAPMVSNEGACAAYYRYRRIQTRTVPA, from the coding sequence ATGAAATTCGTGGATGAATACCGCGATGCGGAAGGAGCGCGTGCCTTGGCCAAAGCGATTGCCGAGGTCACAACACGCCCATGGACGCTGATGGAAATTTGCGGCGGACAAACTCACGCCATCGTCAAATTCGGCATTGACGAATTGCTACCCCAACAAATCACGCTGGTGCACGGACCGGGTTGCCCCGTGTGCGTGACGCCGATTGAATTGATTGATAAAGCGATTGCGATCGCCTCGCGACCTGATGTGATTTTCTGTTCCTTCGGCGACATGTTGCGCGTGCCCGGATCGAACAAGGATTTATTCATGGTCAAGGCCGAAAGCGGCGATGTGCGCGTCGTGTATTCGCCCCTGGATTGTTTGAAAATCGCGCGCGAACATCCATCCAAACAAGTCGTCTTTTTTGCCGTCGGATTTGAAACCACTGCGCCTGCCAACGCGATGGCGGTGTATCAGGCGGCGCAACAACACATCACAAACTTTTCTCTGTTGGTGTCGCACGTGCTGGTGCCGCCCGCAATGGAAGCGATCCTTTCGTCACCGTTGAATCGCGTGCAGGGGTTTCTGGCCGCTGGCCACGTTTGCACGGTGATGGGCTATACCGAATACGAACCGATTGCGGCAAAGTATCACGTGCCCATTGTCGTGACGGGATTTGAACCATTGGACATTTTGCAGGGCGTGTTGATGTGCGTGAAACAACTGGAAGAAGGCCGCGCCGAAGTCGAAAACCAGTATGCGCGTTCTGTGCGGCGCGAAGGCAATCGTCCCGCGCAGGAATTGGTCAGCAAAGTGTTCACCATCGTTCCGCGCAAATGGCGCGGCGTAGGCGAAATTCCGCAAAGCGGTCTTGGGTTGAGCGATGCATATCGAGAGTTCGACGCTGAAAGGCGATTTGAATTGCACGATTACACCGCCGAAGAACCTGCCGAATGCATCAGCGGGTTGATTATGCAGGGCGTCAGCAAACCGCATGAATGCCCGGCGTTTGGCACACGTTGCACGCCGGAAATGCCTTTGGGCGCACCCATGGTTTCCAATGAAGGCGCGTGCGCGGCGTATTATCGGTATCGCCGCATTCAGACGCGCACGGTCCCAGCCTGA
- the hypE gene encoding hydrogenase expression/formation protein HypE, with translation MADFQDFTPVCPLPIQQYPHVLLAHGGGGKLMHQLIESVFVPAFSNSLLGARHDGASFSVGDSRLAFTTDSYVVRPLFFPGGDIGSLAVNGTVNDLAMCGARPLYLSAGFILEEGLPMETLWRVIQSMRRAAEVAGVQLVTGDTKVVDKGKGDGIFINTAGIGVIEHPLTIAPGSVHPGDVILLSGDLGRHGVAIMAEREGLEFESQIESDCAPLNDVVQALLDDGIELHCLRDLTRGGLTSALVEIAESANRQIHVEETAIPVREDVRGACEILGLDPMYLANEGRFIAFLPAAQAERALAILNSAAYDTAAALIGKVTDIAPPLVLLKSRIGAMRIVDMFSGEQLPRIC, from the coding sequence ATGGCTGATTTTCAAGACTTCACGCCTGTTTGCCCGTTGCCGATCCAGCAATACCCACATGTGTTGCTGGCGCACGGCGGAGGCGGCAAGCTGATGCATCAACTGATCGAATCGGTTTTCGTTCCGGCGTTTTCCAATTCTTTGCTCGGCGCGCGGCATGACGGAGCCAGTTTTTCGGTGGGCGATTCGCGTCTGGCCTTTACGACGGATTCGTATGTGGTGCGTCCGTTGTTTTTTCCCGGCGGAGACATTGGTTCGCTGGCGGTGAACGGCACCGTGAATGATCTGGCCATGTGCGGCGCGCGCCCGTTGTATCTGAGCGCCGGATTCATTCTGGAAGAAGGGTTGCCGATGGAAACGCTGTGGCGCGTTATTCAATCCATGCGACGGGCGGCAGAAGTGGCTGGCGTCCAGCTTGTCACAGGCGACACCAAAGTAGTGGACAAAGGCAAGGGCGATGGCATTTTCATCAACACCGCTGGCATTGGTGTGATTGAACACCCGCTGACGATTGCTCCCGGCAGCGTTCACCCGGGTGATGTCATTTTACTGAGCGGCGATCTAGGGCGGCACGGTGTTGCCATTATGGCCGAACGCGAAGGCCTGGAATTTGAAAGCCAGATTGAAAGCGACTGCGCGCCGCTCAATGATGTGGTGCAAGCTCTGCTGGACGACGGCATCGAACTTCATTGCCTGCGCGACCTGACCCGCGGTGGCCTGACCAGCGCGTTGGTCGAAATCGCCGAATCCGCCAATCGGCAAATTCACGTCGAAGAAACCGCGATTCCCGTGCGCGAAGACGTGCGCGGCGCGTGTGAAATTCTGGGACTCGATCCGATGTATCTGGCCAATGAAGGCCGCTTCATCGCGTTTCTGCCTGCAGCCCAAGCTGAGCGAGCGTTGGCGATTCTGAATTCTGCCGCATACGACACGGCAGCGGCGTTAATCGGAAAGGTAACCGATATCGCTCCGCCTTTGGTATTGCTGAAAAGCCGCATCGGCGCCATGCGCATTGTGGATATGTTTAGCGGCGAACAGTTGCCGCGCATTTGCTAA